The following proteins are co-located in the Megalobrama amblycephala isolate DHTTF-2021 linkage group LG12, ASM1881202v1, whole genome shotgun sequence genome:
- the LOC125279408 gene encoding uncharacterized protein LOC125279408 yields MRSTLQWPSPFPIPTFSYDVELRLRKANEVYEQTNKTLSVPREMKSHILEKIAEAIFALKAYPHPEEIETVASALVLKHPCLTEPGTGKGFDGWNMSLKYKLGNYRSKLRSAGCHEVSINRKRGGGDGEDKRTLKKAKRGEVNYLPDHPSGQSDDTLEEERLILVEELKKRTKNENLVSQKMSVTFSLRRKEIVEVVPMVSEVLERWPALFLPNEIGNEFKRITNVDLLDTFRSSLHQHTPQLLKLYRARQGAFGKEMEDLLNKLDQQTSNIVNQIKQTVLEGLPLFLREDPSALFRKCLDTSPPDRQTRGMKMGILAVIEDDVAPSALPTFTNFTVVLEEAAVLKDISDLLSAVAYLFGLIYALDFEYPKEIRYSFEVIEKVFMEMGTHCSARVQSLKTKLML; encoded by the exons ATGAGAAGTACATTGCAGTGGCCGTCACCTTTTCCAATTCCTACTTTCTCTTATGATGTTGAGTTGAGGCTTCGCAAAGCAAATGAGGTttatgaacaaacaaacaagacttTAAGTGTACCAAGAGAAATGAAGTCACACATCTTGGAGAAAATTGCAGAGGCAATATTTGCTCTTAAAGCATACCCACACCCAGAGGAAATTGAAACTGTTGCTTCTGCACTTGTGTTGAAGCATCCCTGCCTTACAGAGCCAGGTACGGGCAAAGGATTTGATGGGTGGAACATGAGCCTAAAATACAAACTTGGCAATTACAGGTCAAAACTGCGATCAGCTGGTTGCCACGAAGTTAGTATCAACAGGAAAAGAGGAGGGGGAGATGGTGAAGACAAGAGAACTCTGAAAAAGGCAAAACGAGGAGAGGTTAATTACTTACCGGATCATCCTTCAGGCCAGTCTGATGATACTCTAGAGGAGGAAAGACTCATATTGGTAGAGGAACTAAAGAAGAGGACTAAAAATGAGAACCTTGTCAGTCAGAAAATGAGCGTGACATTTTCACTTCGGCGAAAAGAGATTGTGGAAGTAGTGCCAATGGTTTCTGAGGTGCTGGAACGATGGCCTGCCCTGTTTCTTCCAAATGAG ATAGGTAATGAGTTCAAGCGGATTACCAATGTGGACCTCCTTGATACATTCAGATCATCGTTACACCAACATACACCACAACTTCTGAAGTTGTATAGAGCAAGACAGGGGGCTTTCGGAAAAGAGATGGAAGATCTTCTTAACAAGCTTGATCAACAG ACCTCAAACATTGTGAATCAAATAAAGCAAACAGTTCTGGAAGGTCTCCCTTTGTTTCTTCGTGAAGATCCTTCTGCACTGTTCAGAAAATGTCTG GACACATCTCcaccagacagacagaccagaGGGATGAAAATGGGAATCCTTGCTGTAATTGAAGATGATGTCGCCCCTAGCGCACTGCCTACCTTTACAAACTTTACTGTTGTTTTGGAAGAGGCGGCAGTTCTGAAAGACATTTCTGACCTACTATCTGCTGTTGCATACCTGTTTGGCCTTATCTACGCCTTGGACTTTGAGTACCCAAAAGAAATCAGATATTCTTTTGAGGTAATCGAAAAGGTGTTCATGGAAATGGGCACACATTGCTCTGCAAGGGTACAGTCCTTAAAAACAAAACTCATGCTGTGA